In the genome of Deltaproteobacteria bacterium, one region contains:
- a CDS encoding ATP-binding protein, whose product MLKRNITPFLLEALTDTPVVMLTGARQTGKSTLVRWLNSEGHPARYLTFDDAVVLSAARHDPAGFLSNLDGPVVLDEIQRVPDLFLAIKAEVDRHRQPGRFLLTGSANVLLLPSLSESLVGRMEILTLWPFSQGEKEGLSEGFVDGVFKESLPALTGKPTSRRDLLAKKILLGGFPEILSRPLESRRRAWFRSYISTILQREVRDLAQIEGLTVLPRLLSLLAVRSTSLLNFSELSRSTAIPQTTLKRYMSLLEATFLIQTLSPWSGNLSKRLVKAPKIFLTDTGLMAHLLGLRADQGVAEDSYSGTLLENFVIMELRKQISWSQERPQLYYFRTQTGQEVDIILEDAQGRIVAIEVKASTTVSARDFNSIQYLSEQVGEKFYRGLILYTGQESIPFGHRLQALPVDALWRLPDHGIDSDHAG is encoded by the coding sequence ATGCTTAAGAGAAATATTACCCCCTTTCTCCTGGAAGCCTTAACAGATACCCCCGTGGTTATGCTGACGGGCGCTCGGCAAACAGGGAAAAGTACCTTGGTCCGCTGGTTGAATTCTGAAGGGCATCCTGCCCGTTATCTTACCTTCGATGATGCCGTTGTTTTATCTGCCGCCCGTCACGATCCAGCCGGGTTCCTCTCCAACCTGGACGGCCCCGTCGTTTTAGATGAAATTCAAAGGGTGCCGGATCTTTTCTTGGCTATTAAGGCCGAAGTGGATCGCCATCGTCAACCCGGGCGATTTCTGCTCACCGGTTCAGCCAATGTCCTGCTACTGCCCTCTCTTTCCGAATCCCTTGTCGGCAGGATGGAAATCCTTACCCTCTGGCCTTTTTCCCAAGGTGAAAAAGAAGGTCTTTCGGAAGGATTTGTCGACGGTGTTTTCAAAGAAAGCCTGCCGGCCTTAACCGGGAAACCAACCAGCCGCAGAGATCTTCTGGCTAAAAAAATTTTGCTTGGGGGTTTTCCGGAAATTCTTAGTCGACCGCTGGAATCCCGTCGCAGGGCCTGGTTCCGTTCTTATATTTCCACAATCCTCCAACGGGAGGTGCGCGATTTGGCCCAGATTGAAGGGCTTACGGTGCTGCCCAGATTGCTTTCTCTGCTGGCGGTTCGAAGTACTTCTTTGCTAAATTTTTCCGAACTTTCCCGTAGCACCGCCATTCCCCAAACGACTCTTAAACGCTATATGAGTCTTTTAGAGGCCACTTTTTTAATCCAAACCCTTTCACCCTGGTCTGGGAATTTAAGCAAAAGGCTGGTCAAAGCGCCCAAAATCTTCTTAACGGATACGGGATTGATGGCCCATCTTTTAGGATTAAGGGCGGATCAGGGGGTTGCTGAAGACTCCTATTCAGGCACCCTTCTTGAAAATTTTGTGATTATGGAGCTCCGTAAACAAATTTCCTGGAGTCAGGAACGGCCTCAATTATATTATTTCCGAACCCAAACAGGTCAGGAGGTAGATATCATTTTGGAGGACGCCCAGGGCCGGATAGTAGCCATTGAGGTTAAGGCCAGTACCACCGTCAGTGCCAGAGATTTTAATTCAATTCAATATCTTTCCGAACAAGTTGGGGAAAAATTTTATCGGGGCCTGATACTATATACTGGCCAAGAGTCCATTCCCTTCGGCCACAGATTACAAGCCTTGCCGGTGGATGCATTATGGAGACTCCCTGATCATGGCATTGATTCGGACCACGCCGGTTGA
- a CDS encoding type II toxin-antitoxin system RelE/ParE family toxin, with amino-acid sequence MKEGGQEEPEAEDLRDLSAPPGNRLESLRGNRLGQYSIRINDQWRICFRWIDGKATKVEIADYHK; translated from the coding sequence ATAAAAGAAGGGGGGCAAGAGGAGCCTGAGGCAGAGGACTTGAGAGATCTGTCGGCCCCTCCTGGAAATAGACTCGAGTCGCTTCGTGGAAACCGCCTTGGGCAATATAGTATTCGCATCAACGATCAGTGGAGGATCTGCTTTCGGTGGATAGATGGAAAAGCCACAAAGGTTGAGATTGCAGATTATCATAAATGA